Proteins encoded in a region of the Flavobacterium sp. MDT1-60 genome:
- a CDS encoding glycoside hydrolase encodes MKRNLATVFILIVLINVKLIGQNSNAENRIIKVDYNQTAGKLNTMFKECIGAGRANEGLRADWQQQLALTKQECDFKYIRMHGLLSDDMAVYREDAKGNPEYNYQYIDVLYDFILSIKMKPFVELGFMPEALASGKETIFWWKGNVTPPKDYKKWEDLIRNLTQHFKERYGDEEVKTWYFEVWNEPNLTPGFWTGTQAEYFKLYEYAARGIKTVNPAYKVGGPATAGAGWVPETIDFCVKNNVPLDFISTHTYGVNQGYLDEFGTSGTVLSKDDSSINGDVIKSRNQISNSAKPKLELHYTEWSSSYTPSDPVHDSYHSAAYILQKLKQVGNAANSMSYWVFTDIFEEPGPRFTPFHGGFGLLNTQGIKKPAYFSYSFLNKLGETELQNKDTSSWAAKNAKGDVQVLFWDFTNTHPGDKVWNQTYYIQDLPSQPKGIVKIEVDGLQKGKYNLEIYKVGYKTNDAYADYLAMNKPNQLTIDQVKKIKKHNNGAPILTEKVVIDAKGIYRKDFKINENDVVLFNFIKQ; translated from the coding sequence ATGAAAAGAAATTTAGCAACAGTTTTTATTTTAATAGTGCTGATCAATGTCAAGTTGATTGGACAAAATAGTAATGCTGAAAATAGAATCATAAAAGTTGATTATAACCAAACAGCAGGAAAACTGAATACCATGTTCAAAGAATGCATTGGTGCAGGAAGAGCAAATGAAGGTTTACGTGCTGACTGGCAACAACAATTAGCGTTGACCAAGCAAGAATGTGATTTCAAATACATTAGAATGCACGGTTTATTGTCGGATGATATGGCAGTTTACAGAGAAGATGCAAAAGGAAATCCGGAATATAATTACCAATATATTGATGTTTTATATGATTTCATTTTAAGTATTAAAATGAAACCTTTTGTTGAGTTAGGTTTTATGCCAGAGGCTTTGGCTAGTGGAAAAGAAACAATTTTTTGGTGGAAAGGAAATGTAACTCCTCCAAAAGATTATAAAAAATGGGAAGATTTAATTCGCAATCTAACACAGCATTTTAAAGAACGTTATGGAGATGAAGAAGTAAAAACATGGTACTTTGAAGTATGGAATGAGCCTAATTTAACGCCGGGTTTCTGGACCGGAACGCAGGCAGAATATTTCAAACTGTATGAATATGCAGCCCGAGGGATTAAGACAGTAAATCCAGCTTATAAAGTGGGTGGGCCTGCAACAGCTGGTGCTGGATGGGTTCCGGAAACAATTGATTTTTGCGTTAAAAATAATGTTCCTTTAGATTTTATTTCGACACATACTTATGGAGTAAATCAAGGCTATTTAGATGAATTTGGAACTTCGGGAACGGTTTTAAGCAAAGATGATTCCAGTATAAACGGTGATGTAATCAAATCTCGCAATCAAATTTCAAATTCGGCTAAGCCAAAATTAGAATTGCATTATACCGAATGGAGTTCTTCTTATACGCCGTCAGATCCGGTTCATGACAGTTATCATTCCGCAGCTTATATTCTTCAGAAACTAAAACAAGTCGGCAACGCGGCAAACTCCATGTCGTATTGGGTTTTTACTGATATTTTTGAAGAACCAGGCCCAAGATTTACGCCTTTTCATGGCGGTTTCGGACTGTTGAATACACAGGGAATTAAAAAACCGGCTTATTTCTCATATTCCTTCCTGAATAAATTGGGAGAAACGGAACTTCAGAATAAAGATACTTCATCATGGGCGGCTAAAAATGCAAAAGGAGATGTCCAGGTTTTGTTTTGGGATTTTACCAATACGCATCCTGGTGATAAGGTTTGGAATCAGACCTATTATATTCAGGATTTGCCTTCACAACCAAAAGGAATTGTAAAAATTGAAGTGGACGGACTTCAAAAAGGGAAATACAATTTAGAGATTTATAAAGTGGGCTATAAAACAAATGATGCTTACGCCGATTATTTAGCGATGAACAAACCAAATCAGCTTACCATTGATCAGGTAAAAAAGATTAAGAAACATAATAATGGTGCTCCAATTTTAACCGAAAAAGTAGTAATTGATGCAAAAGGAATTTATCGTAAAGATTTTAAAATTAACGAAAATGATGTTGTGTTATTCAACTTCATCAAACAATAA
- a CDS encoding glycoside hydrolase family 3 C-terminal domain-containing protein, with translation MKKKMIYLPVFMAFALLTSCKKDAQGENSNAVQTEERQGKEISSEFDAEIDKLVSQMTFEEKIGMLHGNSMFSTGAVERLGIPELKMADGPLGVREEISRDNWAPAGLTNDFATYYPAGGGLAATWNADMAYTFGNSLGQEMRARDKDMLLSPAINIVRTPLGGRTYEYMSEDPFLNKKIAVPLIVGLQDNDVMACVKHFAANNQETNRDFVDVQIDERTLREIYLPAFEAAVKEGHAYSVMGAYNKFRGEYLCENDYMLNKILRDEWGFKGVVVSDWAAVHSTVKSLNSGLDIEMGTPKPFNEFFLADKLNTAVKNKEISEAEIDKHVKRILNVLFQVKAIGGKNRVKGSISTEAHYQDAYKIAAEAIVLLKNENNALPLKLDGVKSIAVIGNNATKKNALGGFGAGVKTKREITPLEGLKNRLPSSIKINYAEGYLERYDEKNKGKLGDITLNGPVTVDQLDPAKVQEAVEAAKKSDVAIIFAGSNRDYETEASDRRTLKLPFGQEELIQKVLAVNPRTIVVMIAGAPFDIDAVSKKSQALVWSWFNGSEGGNALADVILGKVNPSGKLPWTMPKNIMDSPAHATNSFPGEKEVKYAEGILVGYRWFDTKNIAPLYPFGYGLSYTTFAFENAKADKTSYNENETIAVSVEVKNTGKVDGKEVVQLYVSKSDSKVSRASKELKGFKKVLVKAGNSETVTIKLPVKELAYYDVASKKWIVEAGKYTLKVGNSSRDIKKEIAISIK, from the coding sequence ATGAAAAAGAAAATGATATATCTACCGGTTTTTATGGCTTTTGCATTGCTTACTTCTTGTAAAAAAGACGCACAAGGCGAAAATTCAAATGCTGTTCAGACGGAAGAGCGTCAGGGAAAAGAAATCAGTTCAGAATTTGATGCAGAGATTGACAAATTGGTTTCTCAAATGACATTCGAGGAAAAAATCGGAATGTTGCACGGTAACAGTATGTTTAGTACCGGTGCTGTTGAACGTTTGGGTATTCCGGAATTAAAAATGGCCGATGGACCATTAGGAGTTCGTGAAGAGATTTCACGCGATAATTGGGCTCCGGCAGGTTTAACAAATGATTTTGCAACCTATTATCCTGCAGGTGGAGGTTTAGCTGCAACCTGGAATGCTGATATGGCCTATACCTTTGGGAACAGTCTTGGACAGGAAATGCGTGCACGCGATAAAGATATGTTGCTTTCTCCGGCAATCAATATTGTGAGAACGCCGCTTGGAGGAAGAACTTACGAATACATGAGTGAAGATCCGTTTTTGAATAAAAAAATTGCGGTACCGTTAATTGTAGGTTTACAGGATAATGATGTTATGGCTTGTGTGAAACATTTCGCAGCAAACAATCAGGAAACAAACCGTGATTTTGTCGATGTGCAAATTGACGAACGTACACTTCGTGAAATTTATTTACCAGCATTTGAAGCTGCTGTAAAAGAAGGTCATGCTTATAGTGTAATGGGCGCTTACAATAAATTTAGAGGCGAATATTTATGTGAAAATGATTATATGCTGAATAAAATTCTGCGTGATGAATGGGGATTTAAAGGTGTAGTAGTTTCAGATTGGGCTGCGGTACATTCAACTGTAAAATCGCTAAACAGCGGATTAGATATTGAAATGGGAACACCAAAACCTTTCAACGAATTTTTTCTTGCCGATAAATTAAATACTGCAGTTAAGAACAAAGAAATTTCAGAAGCCGAAATTGACAAACATGTCAAAAGAATATTAAATGTTCTTTTTCAGGTAAAAGCAATCGGTGGAAAAAACCGTGTTAAAGGAAGTATTTCGACTGAAGCGCATTATCAGGACGCATACAAAATTGCTGCTGAAGCAATAGTTCTATTGAAAAATGAAAACAACGCTTTGCCTTTAAAATTAGACGGAGTAAAATCTATCGCTGTAATTGGAAACAATGCAACAAAGAAAAATGCTTTAGGAGGATTTGGTGCAGGTGTTAAAACAAAAAGAGAAATTACACCTTTAGAAGGTTTGAAAAACAGACTGCCTTCATCAATTAAAATTAATTATGCTGAAGGATATTTGGAACGTTATGATGAAAAAAATAAAGGAAAATTAGGAGATATTACCTTAAACGGGCCAGTAACAGTTGATCAGTTGGATCCGGCTAAAGTGCAGGAAGCTGTTGAGGCCGCAAAGAAATCAGATGTTGCGATCATTTTTGCCGGTTCAAATCGGGATTATGAAACAGAAGCTTCTGACCGTAGAACTTTAAAATTGCCTTTTGGACAAGAAGAATTAATTCAGAAAGTATTGGCGGTTAATCCAAGAACGATTGTCGTAATGATTGCCGGAGCTCCTTTTGATATTGATGCGGTTAGCAAAAAATCTCAGGCTTTAGTTTGGAGCTGGTTCAATGGTTCTGAAGGCGGAAACGCATTGGCAGATGTGATATTAGGAAAAGTAAACCCGTCAGGAAAATTGCCATGGACAATGCCTAAAAACATCATGGATTCTCCGGCACATGCAACTAATAGTTTTCCAGGCGAAAAAGAAGTAAAATATGCTGAAGGAATTTTAGTGGGATACCGTTGGTTTGACACTAAAAATATTGCGCCATTATATCCTTTCGGATACGGATTATCATACACCACTTTTGCTTTCGAAAATGCCAAAGCCGATAAAACATCTTATAATGAAAATGAAACTATCGCTGTTTCTGTTGAAGTAAAAAACACAGGAAAAGTAGATGGAAAAGAAGTTGTTCAATTATACGTTTCCAAATCAGATTCAAAAGTAAGCCGTGCTTCAAAAGAATTAAAAGGATTCAAAAAAGTGTTGGTAAAAGCCGGTAATTCTGAAACAGTTACCATAAAACTTCCTGTAAAAGAATTGGCTTACTATGATGTGGCTTCAAAAAAATGGATTGTAGAAGCTGGAAAATACACTTTGAAAGTTGGTAATTCTTCAAGAGATATCAAAAAAGAAATTGCGATAAGCATCAAATAA
- a CDS encoding cellulase family glycosylhydrolase: MKRTIKSYLLNTILCLSWVSILACSADKDATPDDPTPVVKTLTVDLNKIDFQSPASTSEFIVTTNSTNWSVATSEASWLKFTPVTGVSGRTTITITASENTTSAARTGVITISSSEVASVQVNVSQAGKAGIYPSYNTNPIAADASGMSSTAVQLAAKIKLGWNIGNTMEATGGETAWGNPKITKALIDAVKAKGFNAIRIPCSWNQYLENTATAKIKADWLNRVKELVQYCVDNDMYVVVNIHWDGGWLENNITEAKKEEANAKQKAFWEQIATSLRGFDEHLLFASANEPAVEDAAQMAVLTSYHQTFIDAVRSTGGKNANRVLVIQGPTTDIEKTNKLMLNLPTDKVANKMMVEVHYYTPWNFAGLTKDESWGKMSYYWGTGFHSTTDTERNATWGEEADLEKNFKLMKTQFVDKGIPVLLGEFGAIRRTTLTGDALTLHLASRAYYLKNVVKQAKANGLLPFYWDEGSMGNNGFGIFNRSDNTVFDTQALNALIEGLQ, translated from the coding sequence ATGAAAAGAACAATAAAAAGTTACCTGTTAAATACGATTTTGTGTTTATCCTGGGTAAGCATTTTGGCGTGTAGTGCTGATAAAGATGCTACTCCCGATGATCCAACACCTGTTGTAAAAACCCTTACGGTTGATCTCAATAAAATTGATTTTCAGAGTCCGGCGAGTACCTCAGAATTTATCGTTACCACAAATAGCACGAACTGGTCGGTTGCAACTTCAGAGGCAAGCTGGTTGAAATTTACTCCGGTTACAGGCGTATCCGGCAGAACCACAATTACAATTACCGCTTCAGAAAATACTACTTCTGCAGCAAGAACGGGTGTAATTACCATTAGTTCAAGTGAAGTGGCATCGGTGCAAGTAAACGTTTCTCAGGCAGGAAAAGCAGGGATTTATCCGAGTTACAATACAAATCCAATTGCTGCCGACGCAAGCGGAATGAGTAGTACTGCGGTTCAATTGGCTGCTAAAATAAAATTAGGCTGGAATATCGGTAATACAATGGAAGCAACAGGTGGCGAAACTGCCTGGGGAAATCCAAAAATCACAAAAGCGTTGATTGATGCCGTTAAAGCAAAAGGTTTTAATGCGATCCGAATTCCGTGTTCATGGAATCAATATCTGGAAAATACGGCAACGGCAAAAATAAAAGCAGACTGGCTAAACCGTGTTAAAGAACTAGTGCAATATTGTGTTGACAATGATATGTACGTGGTTGTTAATATTCACTGGGACGGCGGCTGGCTGGAAAACAATATTACAGAAGCTAAAAAAGAAGAAGCCAACGCGAAACAAAAAGCGTTTTGGGAACAAATTGCAACAAGTCTACGCGGATTTGATGAGCATTTATTATTCGCAAGTGCCAATGAACCGGCAGTTGAAGATGCAGCCCAAATGGCTGTTTTAACCTCATACCATCAAACTTTTATTGATGCCGTTCGTTCTACAGGCGGAAAAAATGCTAATCGTGTATTAGTTATTCAAGGCCCTACAACAGATATAGAAAAAACTAACAAATTGATGTTGAATTTGCCAACAGATAAAGTGGCGAATAAAATGATGGTTGAGGTGCATTATTATACACCGTGGAATTTTGCCGGTTTAACAAAAGACGAATCATGGGGTAAAATGTCCTATTATTGGGGAACTGGTTTTCATTCCACAACAGATACAGAACGAAACGCAACCTGGGGAGAGGAAGCTGATTTAGAGAAAAATTTCAAGTTAATGAAAACGCAGTTTGTAGATAAAGGAATTCCGGTTTTGTTGGGAGAATTTGGTGCAATTAGAAGAACAACCTTAACAGGAGATGCTTTAACATTACATCTTGCGTCAAGAGCCTATTATTTAAAAAATGTGGTAAAACAAGCCAAAGCAAACGGTTTATTGCCATTCTATTGGGATGAAGGAAGCATGGGTAACAATGGTTTCGGAATTTTCAATAGAAGTGATAATACTGTTTTTGATACTCAGGCGCTGAATGCCCTGATTGAAGGATTGCAATAA
- a CDS encoding sialate O-acetylesterase, protein MKKITSFLLLLLSVIVTANVKMPLLFADGMVLQRNKEIPVWGWADPNEKVEVSFNKQTKTIVADKNGKWMIKLSAEKAGGPFELTITGKNKIIIKDVLVGEVWICSGQSNMEFQVSKTMNAEKEIADSDYPMIRHFGVAQDLSGTPKDDLKAGKWQVSNKENVGNFTAVGYYFAKKLYAELKIPIGIINTSWGGTNVETWTSREAFQKSDDFKAMIANVPTMNIDSISKLYARQMKERVEKIQGTPVSAENENIFKERTFNDATWGELNTPSLWENQPLGDLDGIVWMRKTITLSAEDIKNKAVLSLSKIDDEDITYVNGIEVGKNTQWDFKRVYEVPANVLKEGQNIIAVRIVDNSGGGGIYGETSDLKLTLGNKIIPLDGKWKFKVILVKTSLSPNSYPSLLYNAMVNPLVPYAIEGVLWYQGEANVWRANQYKKAFPLMISDWRTKFNQGDFPFYFVQLSTFNESNGNSKVGSRWAELREAQTETLKLKNTGMAVTTDIGNAKDIHPTNKQDVGLRLAAIALNNVYGKKRVYSGPTYKSQEIKENQIILTFDNIGSGLSTSDNSQNVKGFEIAGADKVFYSAKAIIKDNKIIVSNENVPNPVAVHYGWADDDTEINLFNKEKFPASPFRTDNWEMITSNEKYKVSK, encoded by the coding sequence ATGAAAAAAATAACAAGCTTTCTTTTATTGCTTTTAAGCGTAATTGTAACTGCCAATGTCAAAATGCCATTGTTGTTTGCTGATGGAATGGTGTTGCAACGCAACAAAGAAATCCCGGTTTGGGGTTGGGCAGATCCAAATGAAAAAGTTGAAGTAAGTTTCAACAAACAAACCAAAACCATAGTTGCCGATAAAAATGGAAAATGGATGATTAAATTATCTGCTGAAAAAGCAGGAGGACCTTTTGAATTAACCATTACAGGAAAAAACAAAATCATCATAAAAGATGTTTTGGTTGGAGAAGTATGGATTTGCAGCGGACAATCGAACATGGAATTTCAAGTTTCGAAAACCATGAACGCCGAAAAAGAAATAGCCGATTCTGATTATCCAATGATTCGTCATTTTGGTGTAGCACAAGATTTAAGCGGAACTCCAAAAGACGATTTAAAAGCCGGAAAATGGCAGGTTTCAAACAAAGAAAATGTTGGAAATTTTACAGCGGTTGGATATTATTTTGCCAAAAAATTGTACGCCGAATTAAAAATTCCAATCGGAATCATCAACACTTCGTGGGGAGGAACCAATGTTGAAACCTGGACAAGCCGTGAAGCTTTTCAAAAAAGCGACGATTTCAAAGCCATGATTGCTAATGTTCCAACAATGAATATCGATTCTATTTCAAAATTGTACGCCAGACAAATGAAGGAAAGAGTCGAAAAAATTCAGGGAACCCCAGTCAGTGCAGAAAACGAAAATATCTTTAAAGAACGAACATTCAATGATGCAACCTGGGGCGAATTAAATACGCCTAGTTTATGGGAAAATCAGCCTTTGGGTGATTTAGACGGAATTGTCTGGATGCGTAAAACCATAACACTTTCAGCAGAAGATATAAAAAATAAAGCCGTTTTAAGTCTTTCAAAAATTGACGATGAAGATATTACTTATGTAAACGGAATCGAAGTGGGTAAAAACACACAATGGGATTTCAAACGTGTTTATGAAGTTCCGGCAAATGTTTTAAAAGAAGGACAAAATATAATTGCCGTAAGAATTGTCGATAACAGCGGTGGCGGCGGAATCTACGGAGAAACATCTGATTTAAAATTGACTTTAGGAAACAAAATAATTCCGCTTGACGGAAAATGGAAGTTTAAAGTTATACTAGTAAAAACATCATTATCGCCAAATAGTTATCCGTCATTATTGTACAATGCAATGGTAAATCCGTTGGTACCGTATGCAATCGAAGGCGTTTTATGGTATCAGGGCGAAGCAAATGTCTGGAGAGCAAATCAATATAAAAAGGCATTTCCGTTAATGATCAGCGATTGGAGAACAAAATTTAATCAGGGCGATTTTCCATTTTATTTTGTACAATTATCAACTTTCAATGAATCCAACGGCAACAGCAAAGTAGGAAGCCGTTGGGCAGAACTTCGCGAAGCACAAACGGAGACTTTAAAATTGAAAAACACCGGAATGGCCGTAACCACAGATATTGGAAATGCTAAAGACATTCACCCAACCAATAAACAAGATGTCGGATTGCGTTTGGCAGCGATTGCATTAAACAATGTTTACGGCAAAAAAAGAGTTTATAGCGGTCCAACGTATAAATCTCAGGAAATAAAAGAAAACCAAATCATCCTGACTTTCGATAATATCGGAAGCGGATTATCAACTTCAGATAATTCTCAAAACGTAAAAGGCTTCGAAATCGCAGGTGCCGACAAAGTTTTTTATTCCGCGAAAGCGATAATCAAAGACAACAAAATAATCGTTTCGAATGAAAATGTTCCAAATCCCGTTGCCGTTCACTACGGTTGGGCAGACGACGATACCGAAATCAATCTTTTCAATAAAGAAAAATTCCCGGCATCACCGTTCAGAACTGATAATTGGGAAATGATTACGTCTAACGAGAAATATAAGGTTAGTAAATAG